The DNA segment GCCCTCCCCCACCGCCTCCACCTCTTCGTGGGACGCGCCGGTGGTGATGAGCTGGTACTTCTGGGACGCCTCGCGGTCGTGCTGCGCCTGCTGCGGATCCAACCGCGCGATGAGCTGCCAGAACAGCGCGGCGTGCTCGCGCTCCTCGTCCATGACGTGGCGCAGGATGGCCTTGGCCTCCTCGTTGTCCGTGGCGTCCAGGTGCGCGGCGTAGAGGTTGATGGCGTCCAGCTCCGCCTCGATGTTGAGCCGGATGGAGCGGGCCAGTTCGGAGTCCGTCAGCTTCCGGGGCGTCAGCGAGTGGAACGGGTTCGTCTGCGGCATGCGGACCTCTGCGACAGGGAGAGCCCCCAGCGAGCGGGCGGGCACGCACGTCCCCCGTGCCCGGCTGGAAGGCGCCGCGAGCATCCGTTCGGCGGAGGATCCGGTCAACCGAATCCCGCGGGGGACGCGTTGCGCGTGAACACCCGCCTCCGCCATGCTCCCGACGCATGGAGACCCCCTCGCCGCTCGCGCAACTGCTCCAGGCCCTGGATGCAGGGGATTTGCCCGCGGCCCGACTCGCGGCGGCGGCCCTCCAGCGCGCCAACGCCCATACCCACCAGGTCGCCGCGGAGGTCCTCCACGAGCTGCGCCAGCCCCTGCTGGGCGCCAAGGCCTACGCCCAGCTGCTGGCGGAGGAAGGCGGCTCCAGCGGCCCCTTGAAGCTG comes from the Corallococcus silvisoli genome and includes:
- a CDS encoding demethoxyubiquinone hydroxylase family protein; the encoded protein is MPQTNPFHSLTPRKLTDSELARSIRLNIEAELDAINLYAAHLDATDNEEAKAILRHVMDEEREHAALFWQLIARLDPQQAQHDREASQKYQLITTGASHEEVEAVGEGGAAEAPDVELPKRLTVGNLRK